The following are encoded together in the Microcaecilia unicolor chromosome 12, aMicUni1.1, whole genome shotgun sequence genome:
- the AMIGO1 gene encoding amphoterin-induced protein 1: MLHCTLATMSDNLWTHVFYLLCSGLICVSCSALNCHLTCTCASNIVSCSKKDLLHIPTGFPHYTVSLDLSHNSLKRLRAEWAPVPLKRLQSLLLNHNKLIFISTDAFALVPHLKYLDLSSNEIKALGENLFSKLKELEVLLLYNNAIGQIDRTAFDDMQNLQKLYLSQNQISRFPLQLVKESSRLPELLLLDLSSNKIKTLPIRDLNGLPAWVKNGLYLHSNPLTCDCELYGLFTHWHIRHFASVVDFREELNCTLVAYQKETVNVFSLLLIMNCSEIKESAIEAYVGKTVTMDCDTKQRGMAQEWVTPNNDLISPESKSSNQTLTVLSNGSLQIRPIKAEDRGIYTCHATSTVFNETLYVTLMVYNATQHDTLNTAYTTLVGCIASVILVLIYLYLTPCRCWCRTDEKQRNENGDSIHSSVLSTTSNHDTTSDKVALNTHVAFIEASANLQGQISKLKLNGQEPQDTRKMSDPGSASSVFSDTPIMV, translated from the coding sequence ATGCTTCACTGCACCTTGGCAACAATGTCCGACAACCTCTGGACACACGTCTTTTACTTGCTGTGCTCTGGACTCATTTGTGTGAGCTGCTCAGCGCTGAACTGCCATCTGACTTGCACATGTGCCAGCAACATCGTCAGTTGCTCCAAGAAAGACTTGCTGCACATCCCTACTGGCTTCCCCCATTACACCGTCAGTCTAGACCTCAGCCACAACAGTCTGAAACGTCTGCGGGCGGAGTGGGCCCCTGTCCCCCTGAAGCGTCTCCAGTCCCTACTGCTCAACCACAACAAGCTGATCTTCATTTCTACAGACGCCTTCGCACTGGTGCCACACCTGAAGTACCTCGATCTGTCCTCCAATGAGATAAAAGCCCTGGGTGAGAATCTCTTCAGCAAGCTGAAGGAGTTGGAGGTGCTGCTTCTGTATAACAATGCTATTGGGCAGATTGATCGTACTGCCTTCGATGACATGCAGAACCTGCAGAAATTGTACCTGAGTCAAAATCAGATCTCACGTTTCCCCCTGCAGCTGGTCAAAGAGAGTTCAAGGCTTCCAGAGTTGCTTTTGCTGGACCTTTCCTCCAACAAAATCAAGACTCTACCCATCCGAGATCTCAACGGCCTGCCAGCCTGGGTCAAAAATGGTCTGTACCTACACAGTAACCCCCTAACGTGTGACTGCGAGTTGTATGGCCTCTTCACCCACTGGCATATCCGACACTTTGCATCTGTGGTGGATTTCCGAGAGGAACTTAACTGCACCCTAGTGGCCTATCAAAAGGAAACAGTCAATGTTTTTAGCCTGTTACTTATCATGAACTGCAGTGAAATTAAGGAGTCTGCTATAGAAGCCTATGTAGGAAAGACCGTCACCATGGACTGTGACACCAAGCAGAGAGGGATGGCCCAGGAATGGGTCACTCCCAACAATGACCTGATATCACCCGAGTCAAAGAGCAGCAACCAAACCCTGACTGTGCTCAGTAATGGCAGTCTGCAAATTCGCCCCATCAAAGCCGAGGACAGGGGGATCTATACCTGTCATGCCACAAGCACCGTGTTCAATGAGACCTTGTATGTGACACTGATGGTATATAATGCAACTCAACATGACACTTTAAACACAGCCTACACCACTCTGGTGGGCTGCATTGCCAGTGTTATCTTAGTGCTTATCTATCTGTACCTGACACCATGCCGCTGCTGGTGCCGGACTGACGAAAAGCAGAGGAATGAGAACGGGGATAGCATACACTCTTCTGTGCTGAGCACCACGTCCAACCATGACACAACCAGTGATAAAGTAGCCCTGAACACACATGTGGCGTTCATTGAAGCTTCCGCCAATCTGCAAGGCCAGATTAGCAAACTCAAATTGAATGGTCAAGAGCCACAGGACACTAGGAAAATGTCTGACCCAGGCTCAGCTAGCTCTGTTTTCTCAGACACTCCCATTATGGTGTGA